The following proteins come from a genomic window of Pyxidicoccus sp. MSG2:
- a CDS encoding serine/threonine-protein kinase: MADDILEDCLERGLDLDAGLDVFLTQCARMVHAPAGFVSLRGTRGPVLTRVLGDLGVDVFEAAHWTGPRRLKDGRMLFCTRLKLGKLELGGLGLAVEGGFEDGGGLVMKLVEAIGEQLDTAVLGFLALTDGRNALERLDELSLDETPAPRGRIGKYEVVTPLGTGGMAQVLVARARGPEGLGRLVALKRILPHLTADPSIIQQFLDEARIGLRLSHPNLVHVYDFGEAQGAYYIAMELVRGVDLDRLIRALKGPLEPAHAVAVVVQALQGLQAAHGLRGEDGAPLQLVHRDLSPHNLMVGFDGRVKVLDFGVAKARAQRTVTLPGIVKGKPLYMSPEQARGQRLDARSDLFAMGLILYEALTGRRAFDRGDELASMQAICDERLPRPDSLPRALWDVLEVALAKRPEARFGSAQEMADRLSDVCRPAKDVELSRLTSKHFPDRLREFNRMDRTEAAGRPGVPVADGSEETHVRPPPRRPER, from the coding sequence ATGGCGGACGACATCCTCGAGGACTGCCTGGAGCGGGGCCTGGACCTGGACGCCGGGCTGGACGTGTTCCTCACGCAGTGCGCGCGGATGGTGCACGCGCCCGCGGGCTTCGTGTCCCTGCGGGGCACGCGGGGCCCGGTGCTGACGCGCGTGCTGGGGGATTTGGGCGTGGACGTCTTCGAGGCGGCGCACTGGACGGGGCCGCGCCGGCTGAAGGACGGGCGGATGCTCTTCTGCACCCGGCTGAAGCTGGGGAAGCTGGAGCTGGGGGGCCTGGGGCTGGCGGTGGAGGGAGGCTTCGAGGACGGCGGCGGGCTGGTGATGAAGCTGGTGGAGGCCATCGGCGAGCAGCTCGACACGGCGGTGCTGGGCTTCCTGGCGCTCACCGACGGGCGCAACGCGCTGGAGCGGCTGGACGAGCTGTCCCTGGACGAGACGCCCGCGCCGCGCGGCCGCATTGGCAAGTATGAAGTGGTGACGCCGCTGGGCACCGGCGGCATGGCGCAGGTGCTGGTGGCGCGGGCGCGGGGGCCGGAGGGGCTGGGCCGGCTGGTGGCGCTCAAGCGCATCCTCCCGCACCTCACCGCGGACCCCTCCATCATCCAGCAGTTCCTGGACGAGGCGCGCATCGGCCTGCGGCTGTCGCACCCCAACCTCGTCCACGTCTACGACTTCGGCGAGGCGCAGGGCGCCTACTACATCGCCATGGAGCTGGTGCGGGGCGTGGACCTGGACCGGCTCATCCGCGCGCTCAAGGGCCCGCTGGAGCCGGCGCACGCGGTGGCGGTGGTGGTGCAGGCGCTGCAAGGCCTGCAGGCGGCGCACGGCTTGAGGGGCGAGGACGGCGCGCCGCTGCAGCTCGTGCACCGGGACTTGTCCCCGCACAACCTGATGGTGGGGTTCGACGGGCGGGTGAAGGTGCTGGACTTCGGCGTGGCGAAGGCGCGCGCCCAGCGCACGGTGACGCTGCCGGGAATCGTCAAGGGCAAGCCGCTCTACATGTCGCCGGAGCAGGCGCGGGGCCAGCGGCTGGACGCGCGCAGCGACTTGTTCGCCATGGGCCTCATCCTCTACGAGGCGCTCACCGGGCGCCGCGCGTTCGACCGCGGGGACGAGCTGGCCTCCATGCAGGCCATCTGCGACGAGCGGCTGCCCCGGCCGGACTCGCTCCCGCGCGCCCTGTGGGACGTGCTGGAGGTGGCGCTGGCCAAGCGGCCCGAGGCGCGCTTCGGCAGCGCGCAGGAGATGGCGGACCGGCTGTCGGACGTGTGCCGCCCGGCGAAGGACGTGGAGCTGTCGCGGCTCACCTCGAAGCACTTCCCGGACCGGCTGCGCGAGTTCAACCGCATGGACCGGACGGAGGCGGCCGGAAGGCCCGGCGTGCCGGTGGCCGACGGGAGCGAGGAGACACACGTGCGTCCTCCGCCCCGCAGGCCCGAGCGCTGA
- a CDS encoding YsnF/AvaK domain-containing protein has product MFQRTDVREGMVVRSIDGERLGKVFAVGDGEFHIEKGLFFPKDYLVRYSEISDIRAEEIVLNHGKEALHSLSRDDNRYATAGLGGGAGVGPGAMGMPAERTVTGRTEDVTIPVQKEELDVIKRETQAGEVRVKKDVIEEEKVMDVPVRRERVRVERRDVKPERPAMSASFQEETVVVPLRAEEVEVRKRAVVDEEVVIHKDDIEEERRVAESVRREDVSIRTDGDVEGSRTLESPSDDPLKRGY; this is encoded by the coding sequence ATGTTCCAGCGTACGGATGTGAGAGAAGGAATGGTCGTCCGCAGCATCGACGGCGAGAGGCTCGGCAAGGTGTTCGCCGTGGGCGACGGCGAGTTCCACATCGAGAAGGGCCTCTTCTTCCCGAAGGACTATCTCGTCCGGTACTCCGAAATCAGCGACATCCGGGCCGAGGAAATCGTCCTCAACCACGGCAAGGAGGCCCTGCACAGCCTGTCGCGTGACGACAACCGCTACGCCACTGCGGGCCTGGGCGGTGGCGCGGGCGTGGGCCCCGGCGCCATGGGCATGCCGGCCGAGCGCACCGTGACGGGCCGCACGGAGGACGTCACCATCCCCGTGCAGAAGGAGGAGCTGGACGTCATCAAGCGCGAGACGCAGGCCGGCGAGGTACGCGTGAAGAAGGACGTCATCGAGGAGGAGAAGGTGATGGACGTGCCGGTGCGCCGCGAGCGCGTGCGCGTGGAGCGCCGCGACGTGAAGCCGGAGCGCCCGGCGATGAGCGCCTCCTTCCAGGAAGAGACAGTCGTCGTCCCCCTGCGCGCCGAGGAGGTCGAGGTCCGGAAGCGCGCCGTGGTGGATGAGGAGGTCGTCATCCACAAGGACGACATCGAGGAGGAGCGCCGCGTCGCGGAGAGCGTCCGCCGCGAGGACGTCAGCATCCGCACCGACGGGGACGTGGAGGGCTCGCGCACCCTGGAGTCGCCCAGCGACGACCCGCTGAAGCGCGGCTACTGA
- a CDS encoding YsnF/AvaK domain-containing protein, with protein MRTDVKEGMRVFTADGVKLGSVVGCGEDTFVIEGGLLRARDYVARYGDVVAVRDGEAHLGLTRDELSPGPGSRAELEAHRPESRVTDRLGETTDLVIPLAHEEALPRAVAHEVGHLRVHKVVRTEVKHFSIPVRREELVVERVQAGDVEGGASPGAAERGTVPGGLAPFEEATLVIPLHEEQVEFTRTARVWQEVTIARTTREELRQVHTTVRRETARVDEQGEVLHDGPLDGLHS; from the coding sequence ATGCGCACGGACGTAAAGGAAGGCATGCGGGTCTTCACGGCGGACGGCGTGAAGCTGGGCAGCGTGGTGGGCTGCGGCGAGGACACCTTCGTCATCGAGGGCGGGTTGCTCCGCGCGCGGGACTACGTGGCCCGCTACGGCGACGTGGTGGCGGTGCGCGACGGGGAGGCGCACCTGGGCCTCACGCGGGACGAGCTGTCGCCCGGGCCCGGCAGCCGCGCCGAGCTGGAGGCTCATCGTCCGGAGTCCCGGGTCACCGACAGGCTCGGGGAGACGACGGACCTCGTCATCCCGCTGGCCCACGAGGAGGCCCTCCCTCGCGCCGTGGCGCACGAGGTGGGGCACCTGCGCGTCCACAAGGTGGTGCGCACGGAGGTGAAGCACTTCTCCATCCCCGTGCGGCGCGAGGAATTGGTGGTGGAGCGGGTACAGGCCGGGGACGTGGAGGGCGGCGCGAGCCCCGGGGCGGCGGAGCGGGGGACGGTGCCGGGGGGGCTGGCGCCCTTCGAGGAGGCCACCCTCGTCATCCCCCTGCACGAGGAGCAGGTGGAGTTCACCAGGACGGCCCGCGTCTGGCAGGAGGTCACCATCGCCAGGACGACCCGGGAGGAGCTGCGCCAGGTGCACACCACCGTACGCCGGGAGACAGCCCGGGTGGATGAGCAGGGGGAGGTGCTCCACGACGGCCCCCTGGACGGGCTGCACTCCTGA
- a CDS encoding ABC transporter substrate-binding protein, with translation MRRLAPMLLAALAVLAAACEKKTQPAPSGEGGAQTAQQAQPAPGGETPAGSDVILLGQVGALTGGQATFGISTRNGIEMAIKEANAAGGVKGKKLAIRVYDNQSKPEEAAQAATRLITQDKVVLILGDVASSNSLAMAEKAQAAGVPMITPSSTNTTVTQKGDFIFRVCFIDPFQGYVMAKFARENLKLGKVAVLQDNKSAYSIDLSDVFTRKFTEMGGKVATTESYSQGDTDYRAQLTAIRKTQPDGIYVPGYYSEVGIIARQAREVGLKVPLMGGDGWDSEKLFELGGSAIQGSYFSNHYSPDNPDPRVQKFISDYKAAYGGVPDALAALGYDAARVAIEALRRAKDLSGPAVRDAIAQTKDFPGVAGTITLDDKRNAVKSAVVLKVGDGKTEYVTTVNP, from the coding sequence ATGCGACGCCTTGCCCCGATGCTGCTCGCCGCGCTCGCCGTCCTGGCGGCCGCCTGCGAGAAGAAGACGCAGCCCGCCCCGTCCGGTGAGGGCGGCGCGCAGACCGCGCAGCAGGCACAGCCCGCCCCTGGTGGTGAGACACCCGCGGGCTCCGACGTCATCCTCCTGGGCCAGGTGGGCGCGCTCACCGGCGGCCAGGCCACCTTCGGCATCTCCACGCGCAACGGCATCGAGATGGCCATCAAGGAGGCCAACGCCGCGGGCGGCGTGAAGGGCAAGAAGCTGGCCATCCGCGTCTACGACAACCAGAGCAAGCCGGAGGAGGCCGCGCAGGCCGCCACCCGCCTGATTACGCAGGACAAGGTGGTGCTCATCCTCGGTGACGTGGCCTCGTCCAACTCGCTGGCCATGGCGGAGAAGGCGCAGGCCGCGGGCGTGCCGATGATTACGCCCTCGTCCACCAACACCACCGTCACGCAGAAGGGCGACTTCATCTTTCGCGTCTGCTTCATCGACCCGTTCCAGGGCTACGTCATGGCGAAGTTCGCCCGGGAGAACCTGAAGCTGGGCAAGGTGGCGGTGCTCCAGGACAACAAGAGCGCCTACTCCATCGACCTGTCGGACGTCTTCACGCGCAAGTTCACGGAGATGGGCGGCAAGGTCGCCACCACGGAGAGCTACAGCCAGGGCGACACGGACTACCGCGCGCAGCTCACCGCCATCCGCAAGACGCAGCCGGACGGCATCTACGTGCCGGGCTACTACAGCGAGGTGGGCATCATCGCCCGCCAGGCGCGCGAGGTGGGCCTCAAGGTTCCGCTGATGGGCGGCGACGGCTGGGACTCCGAGAAGCTCTTCGAGCTGGGCGGCAGCGCCATCCAGGGCAGCTACTTCTCCAACCACTACTCGCCGGACAACCCGGACCCGCGCGTGCAGAAGTTCATCTCCGACTACAAGGCCGCCTACGGCGGCGTGCCGGACGCGCTGGCGGCGCTGGGCTACGACGCGGCCCGCGTGGCGATTGAAGCCCTCCGGCGCGCCAAGGATTTGAGCGGCCCGGCCGTGCGCGACGCCATCGCCCAGACGAAGGACTTCCCCGGGGTGGCGGGCACCATCACCCTGGACGACAAGCGCAACGCCGTGAAGTCCGCCGTCGTCCTCAAGGTCGGGGACGGCAAGACCGAGTACGTCACCACCGTCAATCCCTAA
- a CDS encoding branched-chain amino acid ABC transporter permease, which produces MAQLLQHLINGLAAGTIYALVALGYTMVYGVLKLINFAHGDVMMVGVYMGYATAFALGREVRNSLLGVAVIFAVAMLGCALLGFLIERFAYRPLREKPRLTALITAIGISFALSYGFQLDIGFLPGASPRAFPEVIEPREWIVIGDRDVVVWNWQIISFLIAVTLMVGLQYLVFRTRFGRAMRAVSWDHRVAALMGIPTDRVIALTFMLSSALAAGAGLLYAIKDTSVSPLMGLYVGLKAFVAAVIGGIGHVPGAVVGALVLGLVEEFVVGYAASTWRDAVAFGFLILVLLVKPGGLFGRVAAEKV; this is translated from the coding sequence ATGGCGCAGCTCCTCCAGCATCTCATCAACGGTCTGGCCGCCGGCACCATCTACGCGCTCGTCGCGCTCGGCTACACGATGGTGTACGGCGTCCTCAAGCTCATCAACTTCGCCCACGGCGACGTCATGATGGTCGGCGTCTACATGGGCTATGCCACCGCGTTCGCGCTCGGGCGCGAGGTGCGCAACTCCCTGCTGGGCGTGGCGGTCATCTTCGCCGTGGCCATGCTGGGCTGCGCGCTGCTCGGCTTCCTCATCGAGCGGTTCGCGTACCGGCCGCTGCGCGAGAAGCCCCGGCTGACGGCGCTCATCACCGCCATCGGCATCTCCTTCGCGCTCTCCTACGGCTTCCAGCTCGACATCGGCTTCCTGCCCGGCGCGTCCCCGCGCGCCTTCCCGGAGGTCATCGAGCCCAGGGAGTGGATTGTCATCGGCGACCGCGACGTCGTCGTCTGGAACTGGCAGATCATCAGCTTCCTCATCGCCGTGACGCTGATGGTGGGCTTGCAGTACCTCGTGTTCCGCACGCGCTTCGGCCGGGCGATGCGCGCGGTGTCCTGGGACCACCGCGTGGCGGCGCTGATGGGCATCCCCACCGACCGCGTGATTGCGCTGACGTTCATGCTCAGCAGCGCGCTGGCGGCGGGCGCGGGCCTGCTCTACGCAATCAAGGACACGTCGGTGAGTCCGCTGATGGGGCTGTACGTGGGCCTCAAGGCCTTCGTGGCGGCGGTGATTGGCGGCATCGGCCACGTGCCGGGCGCGGTGGTGGGCGCCCTGGTGCTGGGCCTGGTGGAGGAGTTCGTCGTGGGCTACGCGGCCAGCACCTGGCGTGACGCGGTGGCCTTCGGCTTCCTCATCCTGGTGCTGCTCGTGAAGCCGGGTGGCCTGTTCGGTCGCGTCGCGGCGGAGAAGGTCTGA
- a CDS encoding branched-chain amino acid ABC transporter permease, with protein sequence METPALPVPEARSAIPPSLRGILPVLVALPVLALFQWVTNESPFAVYLLSVMGVNIILAVSLNIVNGMTGQFSIGHAGFMAVGAYISGVLSLNLKEVALSFLPVVASDQVLFTVALLAGGLAAAACGFLVGLPSLRLRGDYLAIVTLGFGEIIRVVVQNTNAFGRALGLSGIPQYSSPYMIYFWVFLTVLVARRIAGSSHGRSLWAIREDEVAAEAMGVDTTGYKVRSFVISSFFAGIAGGLFAHFVPIINPGSFTFVKSMEIVVMVVLGGLGSTTGAIVAAIFLTLLPEGLRSAFNLLGTESTLAQKVDQIRMPIYGLLLVVLMLSRPQGLFGTRELWDVLPRWIPRRRRGLS encoded by the coding sequence ATGGAGACCCCCGCGCTTCCCGTTCCCGAGGCCCGCTCCGCCATTCCGCCCTCGCTGCGCGGCATCCTCCCCGTGTTGGTGGCGCTGCCCGTGCTGGCGCTGTTCCAGTGGGTGACCAACGAGTCCCCCTTCGCCGTGTACCTCCTGTCGGTGATGGGGGTGAACATCATCCTCGCGGTGAGCCTCAACATCGTGAACGGCATGACGGGCCAGTTCTCCATCGGCCATGCGGGCTTCATGGCGGTGGGGGCCTACATCTCCGGCGTGCTGTCGCTGAACCTCAAGGAGGTGGCGCTGTCCTTCCTCCCGGTGGTGGCCAGCGACCAGGTGCTCTTCACGGTGGCGCTGCTGGCGGGCGGGCTCGCCGCGGCGGCCTGCGGCTTCCTGGTGGGCCTGCCTTCGCTGCGGCTGCGCGGCGACTACCTGGCGATTGTCACGCTGGGCTTCGGCGAAATCATCCGCGTGGTGGTGCAGAACACGAACGCGTTCGGCCGCGCGCTGGGCCTGTCCGGCATCCCCCAGTACTCCAGCCCGTACATGATCTACTTCTGGGTCTTCCTCACGGTGCTGGTGGCGCGGCGCATCGCCGGCTCCAGCCATGGCCGCAGCCTGTGGGCCATCCGCGAGGACGAAGTCGCCGCCGAGGCGATGGGCGTGGACACCACGGGCTACAAGGTCCGCTCGTTCGTCATCTCCTCGTTCTTCGCGGGCATCGCTGGCGGGCTGTTCGCGCACTTCGTGCCCATCATCAACCCCGGCTCCTTCACCTTCGTGAAGTCGATGGAAATCGTCGTCATGGTGGTGCTGGGCGGCCTGGGCTCCACCACGGGCGCCATCGTCGCGGCCATCTTCCTCACGCTGCTGCCGGAGGGCCTGCGCTCGGCGTTCAACCTGCTGGGCACGGAGAGCACGCTGGCGCAGAAGGTGGACCAGATTCGCATGCCCATCTACGGCCTGCTGCTGGTGGTGCTGATGCTGTCGCGGCCGCAAGGCCTGTTCGGTACCCGGGAACTCTGGGACGTGCTGCCGCGGTGGATTCCGCGCCGGCGCAGGGGGCTGTCGTGA
- a CDS encoding ABC transporter ATP-binding protein, translating to MSTAVQANRDSRPPLLQADGVSIQFGGLKALTDFSLTVRQGDLLGLIGPNGAGKSTAFNVLTGVYQPSQGEVRVAGQRVNGRKPHQINHLGLARTFQNIRLFRALTALDNVKVACRAQGALHPTGMGASAKLRNALVNYRDWWRALMLTPHFQAEERELTRQAEHLLEVMGLSHRRDEEARNLPYGEQRRLEIARALGTKPRVLLLDEPAAGMNTREKADLMVLIRKLRDDFKLGVLVIEHDMKLVMGICEHITVLDHGETISRGAPAEVRGDRKVIEAYLGDSYLESHGGAA from the coding sequence GTGAGCACGGCGGTGCAGGCGAATCGAGACTCCCGGCCCCCGCTGCTCCAGGCGGACGGGGTGAGCATCCAGTTCGGCGGCCTCAAGGCGCTGACGGACTTCTCCCTCACCGTCCGCCAGGGAGATTTGCTGGGCCTCATCGGTCCCAACGGCGCAGGCAAGTCCACCGCGTTCAACGTGCTCACCGGCGTGTACCAGCCCTCCCAGGGCGAGGTGCGCGTGGCCGGGCAGCGGGTGAACGGGCGCAAGCCGCATCAAATCAACCACCTGGGCCTGGCGCGCACCTTCCAGAACATCCGTCTGTTCCGCGCGCTCACCGCGCTGGACAACGTGAAGGTGGCGTGCCGGGCGCAGGGCGCGCTGCACCCGACGGGGATGGGCGCGTCCGCGAAGCTGCGCAACGCGCTCGTCAACTACCGCGACTGGTGGCGGGCGCTGATGCTCACCCCGCACTTCCAGGCGGAGGAGCGGGAATTGACGCGGCAGGCGGAGCACCTGCTGGAGGTCATGGGCCTGTCGCACCGCCGCGACGAGGAGGCGCGCAACCTGCCCTACGGCGAGCAGCGCCGGCTGGAGATTGCGCGCGCGCTGGGCACGAAGCCCCGCGTGCTGCTCCTGGACGAGCCCGCCGCGGGCATGAACACCCGCGAGAAGGCGGACCTGATGGTGCTCATCCGCAAGCTGCGCGACGACTTCAAGCTCGGCGTGCTGGTCATCGAGCACGACATGAAGCTGGTCATGGGCATCTGCGAGCACATCACCGTGCTGGACCACGGCGAGACGATTTCCCGGGGCGCTCCGGCGGAGGTTCGCGGCGACCGGAAGGTCATCGAGGCGTACCTGGGTGACAGCTACCTGGAGAGCCACGGAGGGGCGGCGTGA
- a CDS encoding ABC transporter ATP-binding protein, with product MSEAQVKTLGERRAFPPLLAVDGIKVHYGAIQALKGVSLTVGKGEVVALIGANGAGKTSTLRAVSGMLKPSAGRITLEGKDTTSLKAHQLVPRGMAHAPEGRGVFPNLTVLENLELGAYLRKDAAGIQQDLEKGFTLFPVLKERRKQLAGTLSGGEQQMLAIARALLSRPQLLLLDEPSLGLAPQVTETIFRTLREVNATGVSVLLVEQNAHLALNCAHYGYVLETGEVAMAGPGKALLDSPEVRRAYLGE from the coding sequence GTGAGCGAGGCTCAGGTGAAGACGCTGGGCGAGCGCCGGGCCTTCCCGCCGCTCCTGGCGGTGGACGGCATCAAGGTGCACTACGGCGCCATCCAGGCGCTCAAGGGCGTGTCGCTGACGGTGGGCAAGGGCGAGGTGGTGGCCCTCATCGGCGCCAACGGCGCGGGCAAGACGAGCACCCTGCGCGCGGTGAGCGGCATGCTCAAGCCCAGCGCGGGCCGGATTACGCTCGAGGGCAAGGACACCACGTCCCTCAAGGCGCACCAGCTGGTGCCGCGCGGCATGGCGCACGCGCCGGAGGGCCGGGGCGTGTTCCCCAACCTCACCGTGCTGGAGAACCTGGAGCTGGGCGCGTACCTGCGCAAGGACGCAGCCGGCATCCAGCAGGATTTGGAGAAGGGCTTCACGCTCTTCCCGGTGCTCAAGGAGCGCCGCAAGCAGCTGGCGGGCACGCTGTCCGGCGGCGAGCAGCAGATGCTCGCCATCGCCCGTGCGCTCCTGAGCCGGCCCCAGTTGCTGCTCCTGGACGAGCCCTCGCTGGGCCTGGCGCCGCAGGTGACGGAGACCATCTTCCGCACCCTGCGCGAGGTGAACGCCACCGGGGTGAGCGTGCTGCTGGTGGAGCAGAACGCCCACCTCGCGCTCAACTGCGCCCACTACGGCTACGTGCTGGAGACGGGCGAGGTGGCGATGGCGGGCCCCGGCAAGGCGCTGCTGGACAGCCCCGAGGTCCGTCGCGCCTACCTGGGCGAGTAG
- a CDS encoding WD40/YVTN/BNR-like repeat-containing protein, with protein MTGLAGALLAAVLAAGGTSLVPVSGGNALTLPAQRHIVRIETGSGRPPTWLVAIQHGGREGKGLVLYRSEDGLRSLRRVADVQSDPTHADRAELLAVGRDVALVYSYEDPTLAPSRWHDVYFQWWRYQSGSDTWTPQPAVRVLDTPDDNTGFSRALLARDSQGRFWVQAFRLERDGTSTAVVSVSTDGGATFTRQPDLGKVKHRGGGRLLSVGSRLVFFYAMHDGFEPTRMRIRDDSDPLDTWGPVRDAFSDGIYHGAALSAVADGKGGIDLVYKDETEKLYYRHFDGTSFGPRILVEGTSDWAMQAATTRIGDTLYVFYNRMRVLNEHYELRVRVLKDGSFGSAVTLDGDETFKGYLNAVDVLPADSTEVPCLFGEAPDASNWGTVSRVALSVTPQPVPDGGTDGGTPPPDGGTGTDGGTGTDGGTGTDGGAPGTDGGTSTDGGTPGDDGGTTTDGGTPGTDGGTSTDGGTPLPDGGTSGPITLEPVYTNTTHEVLAVDGAGTVYALALDGSRSNLVASTDGGRTFAARGQNGGNLWVMTAMKNGTLLAVASRSGAYQLQRSTDGGRNWGNAVSLGNYRAYGPRSFAELGSTWFFLEYQTFTSSNTPIRLWASSDGGATWAVRSTLTAHRHGYSLFVDATTGALWATMGSSSAQSAVLRSTDGGRNWTGIFSGYAANGVAGAVQADGSLLLGQSTLYEPEHPKLLRLFPSGRVDALLQLPGPAYSFMAVPGGGQAMGTGWASAGDVQAPGDLYARLFTSGDGVTWREALRYERLSSSAFAQADVWGVLPSGDLVVRMDNVRGFGPSGRGFQVLRVKR; from the coding sequence ATGACGGGGCTGGCTGGTGCCCTGCTCGCCGCGGTGCTCGCGGCAGGCGGGACGTCGCTGGTACCGGTGAGCGGGGGCAATGCCCTCACGCTCCCGGCACAGCGCCACATTGTTCGAATCGAGACAGGCTCAGGACGTCCTCCCACGTGGCTGGTGGCCATCCAGCACGGGGGCCGGGAGGGCAAGGGGCTGGTGCTGTACCGCTCCGAGGATGGGCTTCGCTCGCTGCGGCGCGTGGCGGACGTCCAGTCGGACCCGACGCACGCGGACCGGGCGGAGTTGCTCGCGGTGGGGCGGGACGTGGCCCTCGTGTATTCGTACGAGGACCCCACGCTGGCGCCCTCGCGGTGGCATGACGTGTACTTCCAGTGGTGGCGCTACCAGTCCGGCTCGGACACGTGGACGCCGCAGCCGGCGGTGCGCGTGCTGGACACGCCGGACGACAACACGGGCTTCTCCCGGGCGCTGCTGGCGAGGGACTCGCAAGGGCGGTTCTGGGTGCAGGCCTTCCGGCTGGAGCGCGACGGCACCTCCACGGCGGTGGTGTCGGTGTCCACGGACGGCGGCGCCACCTTCACGCGGCAGCCGGACCTGGGGAAGGTGAAGCACCGGGGCGGCGGGCGGCTGTTGAGCGTGGGCTCGCGGCTCGTCTTCTTCTACGCCATGCACGACGGCTTCGAGCCCACGCGCATGCGCATCCGCGACGACTCGGACCCGCTGGACACGTGGGGCCCGGTGCGCGACGCGTTCTCCGACGGCATCTACCACGGCGCCGCGCTGAGCGCGGTGGCGGACGGGAAGGGCGGCATCGACCTCGTCTACAAGGACGAGACGGAGAAGCTCTACTACCGGCACTTCGACGGCACGTCCTTCGGGCCGCGCATCCTGGTGGAGGGCACGTCGGACTGGGCCATGCAGGCGGCCACCACGCGCATCGGTGACACGCTGTATGTCTTCTACAACCGCATGCGCGTGCTGAACGAGCACTACGAGCTGCGCGTGCGCGTGCTGAAGGACGGGAGCTTCGGCAGCGCGGTGACGCTCGACGGGGACGAGACGTTCAAGGGCTACCTCAACGCGGTGGACGTGCTGCCCGCGGACAGCACCGAGGTGCCGTGCCTCTTCGGCGAGGCGCCCGATGCCAGCAATTGGGGCACCGTGTCCCGCGTGGCGCTCTCCGTCACGCCGCAGCCGGTGCCGGATGGCGGGACGGACGGTGGCACTCCGCCGCCGGATGGTGGCACCGGGACGGATGGAGGCACTGGCACGGATGGTGGCACCGGGACGGATGGAGGCGCTCCGGGCACGGACGGCGGTACGAGCACGGACGGTGGCACGCCAGGCGACGACGGTGGCACGACCACCGACGGAGGCACGCCGGGCACCGACGGTGGCACGAGCACGGACGGCGGCACGCCGCTGCCGGACGGTGGCACGTCGGGGCCCATCACGCTGGAGCCCGTGTACACGAACACCACGCACGAGGTGCTCGCGGTGGACGGCGCGGGCACGGTGTATGCGCTGGCGCTCGACGGGAGCCGCTCGAACCTGGTGGCGAGCACGGACGGCGGGCGCACCTTCGCGGCGCGTGGGCAGAACGGCGGCAACCTCTGGGTGATGACCGCGATGAAGAACGGCACGCTGCTCGCGGTGGCGAGCCGCAGCGGCGCCTACCAGCTCCAGCGCTCGACGGATGGCGGGCGCAACTGGGGCAACGCGGTGAGCCTGGGGAACTACCGCGCCTACGGTCCGCGCAGCTTCGCGGAGCTGGGGAGCACCTGGTTCTTCCTCGAGTACCAGACCTTCACCTCGTCCAACACGCCGATACGGCTGTGGGCCAGCAGCGACGGCGGGGCCACGTGGGCGGTGCGTTCCACGCTCACCGCGCACCGGCATGGCTACTCGCTCTTCGTGGACGCGACGACGGGCGCGCTGTGGGCGACGATGGGGAGCAGCAGTGCGCAGTCGGCGGTGCTCCGCTCCACGGACGGCGGGCGGAACTGGACGGGCATCTTCAGCGGCTACGCGGCCAACGGAGTCGCGGGTGCGGTGCAGGCGGATGGCTCGCTGTTGCTGGGCCAGTCCACGCTGTACGAGCCCGAGCACCCGAAGCTGCTGCGCCTCTTCCCGAGCGGCCGCGTGGACGCGCTGCTGCAACTGCCCGGCCCCGCGTACTCCTTCATGGCCGTGCCCGGTGGCGGCCAGGCCATGGGCACGGGCTGGGCGAGCGCGGGAGACGTCCAGGCGCCAGGTGACCTCTACGCCCGTCTCTTCACGAGCGGAGACGGGGTGACCTGGCGCGAGGCGCTGCGCTACGAGCGGCTGAGCAGCAGTGCCTTCGCCCAGGCGGATGTGTGGGGCGTGCTGCCCTCGGGGGACCTGGTGGTGCGGATGGACAACGTGCGCGGCTTCGGCCCGTCCGGCCGCGGCTTCCAGGTGCTGAGAGTGAAGCGCTGA